The sequence GATATTTAGGAGCTCCAAGTGTGCCCAGAAGGCATCCTGAGCCCAGCGCACCGCTTGACTGAGGTGCGTCCAGCCCATCCTCGCCCGGCTTCGCGCCGGGCGACCCCGTTTGTCCACCGTCAGCAGGTCGGTTCCCTGCTCATCGTGGCCCACCCGCACCATCCAGGCCAGTGCGATGCACAGCAAGCCGA comes from Deinococcus malanensis and encodes:
- a CDS encoding transposase; the protein is LPVLDVLRTYRKRWGIESTFSALKSRGLNLESTHMTAADRISRLFGLLCIALAWMVRVGHDEQGTDLLTVDKRGRPARSRARMGWTHLSQAVRWAQDAFWAHLELLNIPFPAPDTQKFRSVSC